Genomic DNA from Stigmatopora nigra isolate UIUO_SnigA chromosome 17, RoL_Snig_1.1, whole genome shotgun sequence:
TAAATTCCCCCGCTTTCCAGTAGGAAGTAAACGATGTAGGGTAACCAGAGTAAGTAGAAAACACTAGTGATACGGAACAGTACCATAGCGTAGCGTTTATCCGGGTACGTTGGAGCCGATGGTTGATTTTGGAACTGTTGCTGAGATtgctgtttttgggatttgaaTTCATTGGGTGACGTAGTCTCTTTGACCGGCGATCCGGAGGCGGAGCCTGGCTTTTGTGGGCGGTAACGAGCTTGCCGTTCGCTGATTTCCCGCGTATGTTGGCGGCAGATCTTGAAGATATTACCGTAAGTGAAGCAGACGGTAAGGGCAGCCGGGGCGTAGAGTAACCCAACGATGAAGGTAGTAAACGCCGGCCGGGTGCTCCATTTTACGGCGCACCACTCTACCACATCGCCATGGTAGCCCGGCTTCCCCCAGCCCAGAAAAGACGGCAGAAACACCAACGCCGAATACAACCATATCAAAACGATACAGCATCGTACCCGACACGGCGTCACTAGCGCCGCGTAGGTTAGCGGTTGCGTTATGGCGATGTAGCGGTCCACGCTAACGCAAGCTAGCGACGCCATAGACACGGATTTCAAGACGGAGACCATGTATCCGAATACCTGGCAGGTGAGTTTGGGGTCGAGTCCTTGGAGGCGGTGGAGTAGTGATAAGGACGGGAAGAGGCAGCTGACCCCGACCAGTAAATCTGCGTAGGCCATAGTTTGGATAAAAGCGCTGGTAGTGTGCTGGCTAAGTAATGGAGCACAATGGAAGACAAAGATCACTACCAGGTTGCCGGAAATAATCAAAAC
This window encodes:
- the LOC144210611 gene encoding putative G-protein coupled receptor 21, translating into MMNSSLEPLKQTSADLSNLSSPFCLLEISYSKIITTCLLEVSIILLLTVLIISGNLVVIFVFHCAPLLSQHTTSAFIQTMAYADLLVGVSCLFPSLSLLHRLQGLDPKLTCQVFGYMVSVLKSVSMASLACVSVDRYIAITQPLTYAALVTPCRVRCCIVLIWLYSALVFLPSFLGWGKPGYHGDVVEWCAVKWSTRPAFTTFIVGLLYAPAALTVCFTYGNIFKICRQHTREISERQARYRPQKPGSASGSPVKETTSPNEFKSQKQQSQQQFQNQPSAPTYPDKRYAMVLFRITSVFYLLWLPYIVYFLLESGGIYHHPAASFLTTWLAISNSFCNCLIYSLSNSAFRKGLKRLCSYCVQRSSGDFGPRKPPKSFIGSIEQGCAGMGFGSGGRGDVGIGTTCHV